ACATACTAAAATAGATTAACGTAATAATGCATTTATAAAAATGCTTTAAATTGGAGGAATATATGAATAATAAAAATGATAAAAATATAGAAATGATGAAAAAATTAATAGAAGAAAAGAAACAAAAAGGAAATAACACTAAAAATAATGAAAAACCAAAAAAAGTTATAGGCAGAATGTTATTGCATAGTGGAAGGACAACTCAATAAAAAACTCTACTTGCAAGTAAAGAGCTTATTTTATAGGCTCTTCTCAAACGATAAAGCGAGGTAATAATATGATAAAAATTAATAACTTATCCTACTCCTTTCCACAAAAAGACTTATATAATGATATTTCTTTTACCTTAGAAGAAGATCAGCATTGTGCTTTTATAGGTTCAAGTGGTAGTGGGAAAAGTACACTTATAGATATAATTATGAAGCCTGAAGACTATATGTTTGATGGTACTATAGAAATAGAACCAAATTGTAAAATTGGATATGTAAGTCAATTCTCTAAAGTAGACAATGCAAAGGGAACTACAGTTTTAGAATATCTATCTGAAGATTACACTAAGCTTCAAGATGAAATAACTTCTATTTGTGCTGAAATGGAAACAGCTTCTGATATGGATACTTTACTTGAAAAATATCAAGAAGCTTTAGATACACTAAATGCAACCTTTGGAGATGATTTTGAAAGTGAACTTAATAAGAAATTAAATTTGGCTGAATTAAATAATCTTAAATATACTAATATTTCTGAACTTAGTGGCGGAGAGTTTAAGCTTATTCAAGTAATAAAGGAAATGCTTAGTAAACCAAACGTAATGATAATGGATGAACCTGATGTATTTTTAGATTTTGCAAATCTTAATGCTCTTAGAAATTTAATTAATTCTTACAAAGGGATAATGCTCGTTATCACTCATAACAGATATTTATTAAATCATTGTTTTAATAAAATTATACATCTAGAAAATCACGAACTCCAAGAATTTGATGGCAGCTATATAGATTATAACTTCTCATTACTTCAAAGTAAAATTGAACTACAAGAACTATCTATTGCTGATGATGAAGAAATTGAGAGAAACGAACGTATAATTAAAAGACTAAGAGATAGAGCTGAAGTCACAGGTGAAACTGCTGCTGGAAAATATCTAAAAGCTAGAATGAAATTTCAAGAAAGATTAGAAGCTCGTAGAATAAAAATGCCTTTTGTTGAAATTAAGCAGCCATATATTCGCTTAACTACTAATAATCCCGTGGAAGAAAAAATAGCTTTAAAAGTTACTGATTATAGTGTTAGCTTTGATGATATACTTTTAGAAAATGTTAACTTTGAAATTAAATCTAATGATAAAGTAGCTATTATAGGATTAAACGGTACTGGAAAAACAACTTTGCTTAAAGACATAGTCAAAAATAATCATCCTTCTATAGAAATAGCTCCTGACATAGAAGTAGCGTATTTATCTCAACTTCAAAGTGAAATATTAAATGAATCAAATACAATACTTGAAGAATTCATGGATGCAGGCTTTAAAAGTTACGAAGATGTAGAAGACTATGTTTCAAACTATGATTTTGAAGGAGAAATACTACATCAAAAGATTGGATCATTATCTGGTGGCGAAAAAAATACACTTCAATTAGCTAAAATTTCTGCTACTGGAGCAAATATGCTACTTTTAGATGAACCAACAAGTCATTTAGACATTTATTCACAAATGGCTCTTGAAACAGCAATAGAAAAATACAATGGTTCCATTTTAATGATATCCCATGATTACTATTCTGTAGCAAATTGCGTAGATTATGTTTTGCTTATTGAAGACAAAACCATTAGAAAAATGAAAATCAAAAAATTTAAGCAGATGATTTATAATAAATACTTTGATAAAGATTATTTAGAACTTGAACAAAAGAAAAAAACTTTAGAAATGAACATATCTATAGCTCTTAGAAATACTGATTTTGAACGAGCAAAAGCTTTATCTGAAGAACTTGAAGCTCTCATTAAATTATTTTAGATTTATAAAATAAATAAGAGTAGTCTTGATAATTTTACTTAAGTTATCAAAACTACTCTTATTCTTAATTCATTTTTTTAACCTTAAGAGTTTACTATAATCTTACTCACATTTACACCAGATTCAATTAAAAGTTGCTTCACTGCTTCACTCTTTACATTAAATATAGTGTTTTTACACCCGCTAAATGCACCAATATCTATTCTAGTTACGCTATTAGGAATGGTTATGCTACTTAAGCCAGTACAGTCTTGAAAAGCACTATGTTCTATCCTTGTAACACTATTAGGAATAGTTACGCTGCTTAAGTCTGTACACCCATAAAACATACCAATTCCAATACTTGTAACTCCATTAGGAATAGTTATTTTGCTTAAATTCTTACATCTATCAAAAGCACTTCCTCCGATAATTGTTACGCTGCTAGGTATCTCTATACTTTTTAAGTTAACATTTCCATAAAAAGCATTACCTCCAAGTTCAGTAACACCATTAGGAATTGCAAACTTTTCGTCGGCTTTTCCACTAGGATAACACAATAATTTGTTTCCATCTTTACTATATAATATACCATCAATACTCTTAAAACTTGTATTATTCTCATCTACGGTTATACTTGTTAAATTGTTGCAGCCTAATAAAGCTTGCCCATCTATACTTTTCACACTAGCAGGAATATTAATACTTTTTAAGCTAATAGATCCGTAAAATGCTGATCTTTCTATAGTTTTTACACTATTAGGAATGGTTATATTTATTATATTTTTATTTTTATAGAACGCCTTATTCCCTATGCTAGTTACTAAAACATTATCAATTTTATCTGGAATTACTACATTGCTGTCAGTCCCTAAATATGCTACAATTTTACCAGTTTGCTTATAAAAGGCCCATGCACCTTCAAATGTGATATTTTCAAATTGACCACTGCTATTAATGCTATACTCGCTTTGAAAATCATTTGGCCTATTATCCAACATAAAACCTCTTGAATCAAAATAATATAAATTTCCATTAATTACTCTCCAGCCTGTGGCCCATGAACTTCCTTCTGAATACCACCACCAGCCATTCTTATCCTGCTTCCATTCTGCACTTGCACCTATTGGTTTTAGTAATAATACTGAAGCAACTACTAATGCACAAGCTATTACTTTTGTTAATTTTGACTTCTTCATATTTTCTCCCCCTAATTTTTCCTAAAGTGATTTTAAAATACTAATTTATTATATTTTAAAATAATTATCGATAGTACTCTATAAAAGCTTTAATTTATCATTTATTCTATTAATAAGTTCATTAAAGTTCCTATCAATTAGGGGGACTGTAGCCTCATCACTTTCTAGAATATATTACCACTCCCTGCCAGAGTC
The window above is part of the Clostridium saccharoperbutylacetonicum N1-4(HMT) genome. Proteins encoded here:
- a CDS encoding leucine-rich repeat domain-containing protein; protein product: MKKSKLTKVIACALVVASVLLLKPIGASAEWKQDKNGWWWYSEGSSWATGWRVINGNLYYFDSRGFMLDNRPNDFQSEYSINSSGQFENITFEGAWAFYKQTGKIVAYLGTDSNVVIPDKIDNVLVTSIGNKAFYKNKNIINITIPNSVKTIERSAFYGSISLKSINIPASVKSIDGQALLGCNNLTSITVDENNTSFKSIDGILYSKDGNKLLCYPSGKADEKFAIPNGVTELGGNAFYGNVNLKSIEIPSSVTIIGGSAFDRCKNLSKITIPNGVTSIGIGMFYGCTDLSSVTIPNSVTRIEHSAFQDCTGLSSITIPNSVTRIDIGAFSGCKNTIFNVKSEAVKQLLIESGVNVSKIIVNS
- a CDS encoding ABC-F family ATP-binding cassette domain-containing protein, whose product is MIKINNLSYSFPQKDLYNDISFTLEEDQHCAFIGSSGSGKSTLIDIIMKPEDYMFDGTIEIEPNCKIGYVSQFSKVDNAKGTTVLEYLSEDYTKLQDEITSICAEMETASDMDTLLEKYQEALDTLNATFGDDFESELNKKLNLAELNNLKYTNISELSGGEFKLIQVIKEMLSKPNVMIMDEPDVFLDFANLNALRNLINSYKGIMLVITHNRYLLNHCFNKIIHLENHELQEFDGSYIDYNFSLLQSKIELQELSIADDEEIERNERIIKRLRDRAEVTGETAAGKYLKARMKFQERLEARRIKMPFVEIKQPYIRLTTNNPVEEKIALKVTDYSVSFDDILLENVNFEIKSNDKVAIIGLNGTGKTTLLKDIVKNNHPSIEIAPDIEVAYLSQLQSEILNESNTILEEFMDAGFKSYEDVEDYVSNYDFEGEILHQKIGSLSGGEKNTLQLAKISATGANMLLLDEPTSHLDIYSQMALETAIEKYNGSILMISHDYYSVANCVDYVLLIEDKTIRKMKIKKFKQMIYNKYFDKDYLELEQKKKTLEMNISIALRNTDFERAKALSEELEALIKLF